The Pelagovum sp. HNIBRBA483 sequence TTACACAGGAAGCAGCGCCAGTCCGATCCGACGCCCTTCAGATAGCAAAATGTTGTAGGTTCGGCACGCCGTCGGTGACGCCATAGGCTCAATCCCGATATTTGCCCCTTCGACCGTGGTTCGGAAATCAACTGGCAAGGGTGAAAGGCTCTCGCCCGTACCAACCAGCAAAACATCTATCTGGCTTGCGGCAGCAACGATTTCCGAAATATCGGAAAAGCCGCCCCATTGCTTGACACCAGACGGCAGGACGAGCGCAGCACCAGCGACCACTTCTCCGCCGATGCGAAAGAAGCCGCTCCCATAGCCATCAACAGGCACCCCTGTATTAAAAACAACCTCATTCAATCTCATAGGCCGTTCTCCGCAGCATAGCCAACATCTGTCGGGAGCATCACAGGTACACGATCACGCATCGACGTTCGCAAACGTGGTACCGCCTTTACTGCCTGTATTGCCCCAGTCGCGCTTAACACCGAGCATC is a genomic window containing:
- a CDS encoding Mth938-like domain-containing protein; this encodes MRLNEVVFNTGVPVDGYGSGFFRIGGEVVAGAALVLPSGVKQWGGFSDISEIVAAASQIDVLLVGTGESLSPLPVDFRTTVEGANIGIEPMASPTACRTYNILLSEGRRIGLALLPV